Proteins co-encoded in one Amia ocellicauda isolate fAmiCal2 chromosome 11, fAmiCal2.hap1, whole genome shotgun sequence genomic window:
- the pum1 gene encoding pumilio homolog 1 isoform X4 gives MSVACVLKRKAVLWQDSFSPHLKQHPLETSQPSMPVVLTTGSGAPPAGQTPQPAPPSQPLPAGAHSGQVPGSAGGTGRSQDDAMVDYFFQRQHGEQPGGGGYNNGKHRWPTGDNIHSDNQVRSMDELNHDFQALALEGRAMGEQLLPGKKFWESDDSSKDGPKGIFLDQWRDSAWGASDHSVSQPIMVQRRPGQGFHGSSEVGSVLSPRSESGGLGVSMVEYVLSSSPGEKLDSCLRKAAFGPGDPEVDDNEKREKKPKATFDTDKLGDLKEVEGDVMDKPNGLPVQNGIDVDVKDFSRTPGNCPPPGAEVDLLGPSQNGSEALAQLSNSNGAKPVEDFPSVESQNVPLDHMESVGMEPLQFDYSGNQVPMDSTAATVGLFDYNSQQQLFQRPNALAVQQLTAAQQQQYALAAAQQPHIGVFSAGLAPAAFVPNPYIISAAPPGTDPYAAGLAAAATLGPAVVPHQYYGVTPWGVYPANLFQQQAAAAAAASNSANQQAANQNQQGQQQVLRAGGSQRPLTPNQSQQGQQTDQLVAAAAVNSALAFGQGLAAGVPGYPVLAPAAYYDQTGALVVNAGARSGPVRLVAPAPVIISPTAAQAAVAAAAASANGANGGLAGGASGPFRALGNQQPQPQQQPGNNLASSSFYGNNSLNTSSQSSSLFSQGSGQPGSNSLGFGGSSSLGATLGSTLGGFGTAVANSNTGSGSRRDSLTGSSDLYKRTPSSLTPIGHGFYNGLSFSSSPGPVGMPLPNQGPSHSLTPPPSLSTHGSSSSLNLGGLTNGSGRYISAAPGAEAKYRSASSGSSLFSPSSQLFPSSRLRYGMSDVMPSGRSRLLEDFRNNRYPNLQLREIAGHIMEFSQDQHGSRFIQLKLERATPAERQLVFSEILQAAYQLMVDVFGNYVIQKFFEFGSLDQKLALAERIRGHVLSLALQMYGCRVIQKALEFIPSDQQVISEMVRELDGHVLKCVKDQNGNHVVQKCIECVQPHSLQFIIDAFKGQVFALSTHPYGCRVIQRILEHCLPEQTLPILEELHQHTEQLVQDQYGNYVIQHVLEHGRAEDKSKIVAEIRGNVLGLSQHKFASNVVEKCVTHASRAERAMLIDEVCSMNDGPHSALYTMMKDQYANYVVQKMIDVAEPTQRKIVMHKIRPHIATLRKYTYGKHILAKLEKYYMKNGVDLSPICGPPNGIM, from the exons ATGAGCGTTGCGTGTGTGTTGAAGAGAAAAGCAGTGCTCTGGCAGGACTCCTTCAGCCCCCACCTTAAACAGCACCCACTCGAGACAAGCCAGCCCAGCATGCCTGTGGTGTTGACTACGGGATCGGGAGCTCCCCCAGCAGGGCAAACCCCCCAGCCTGCTCCTCCCAGCCAGCCCCTCCCTGCAGGAGCACACTCGGGGCAGGTGCCTGGATCGGCAGGGGGGACGGGGCGCTCCCAGGATGACGCTATGGTGGACTACTTCTTCCAGAGGCAGCATGGGGAGCAGCCCGGCGGAGGGGGGTACAACAACGGCAAACACCGCTGGCCCACTGGCGATAATATTCACTCCGACAATCAG GTGCGGTCAATGGATGAACTGAACCATGATTTCCAGGCCCTGGCATTGGAGGGAAGAGCTATGGGAGAG CAGCTCCTGCCTGGGAAGAAGTTCTGGGAGTCGGATGATTCAAGTAAAGATGGACCAAAAGGGATATTTCTTGACCAGTGGAGGGACAGTGCATGGGGGGCCTCAG ATCATTCAGTCTCCCAGCCAATCATGGTGCAGCGGCGGCCTGGCCAGGGTTTCCACGGCAGCAGCGAGGTGGGCTCAGTGCTGTCGCCGCGGTCGGAGAGCGGGGGTCTTGGGGTCAGCATGGTGGAGTACGTCCTGAGCTCGTCTCCAGGAGAGAAGCTGGACTCCTGCCTCAGGAAGGCAGCTTTT GGCCCTGGAGACCCAGAAGTGGATGAcaatgaaaagagagagaaaaagcccAAGGCTACTTTTGACACTGACAAGCTAGGTGACTTAAAGGAAGTGGAAGGTGATGTGATGGACAAGCCCAACGGCCTGCCAGTGCAGAATGGGATTGATGTGGACGTCAAGGATTTTAG CCGCACACCCGGGAACTGCCCCCCCCCTGGGGCCGAGGTGGACCTCCTGGGCCCGAGCCAGAACGGCTCTGAAGCTCTGGCCCAGCTCTCGAACAGCAACGGGGCGAAGCCGGTGGAGGACTTCCCGAGTGTGGAGTCTCAGAACGTGCCGCTGGACCACATGGAGTCGGTGGGCATGGAGCCTCTGCAGTTTGACTACTCCGGCAACCAGGTGCCCATGGACTCCACTGCGGCCACTGTGGGACTCTTTGACTACAACTCCCAGCAGCAG CTGTTTCAGAGGCCCAACGCCCTGGCTGTCCAGCAGCTGACGGCcgcccagcagcagcagtatgCTTTAGCCGCTGCGCAGCAGCCCCACATAG GTGTGTTTTCAGCAGGTCTTGCTCCCGCTGCCTTTGTCCCAAATCCATACATCATCAGCGCGGCTCCTCCGGGAACAGACCCCTATGCAGCCGGACTTGCCGCTGCAGCCACTCTGG GCCCTGCAGTGGTTCCCCATCAATACTATGGAGTTACCCCCTGGGGAGTGTATCCAGCCAACCTCTTCCAACAGCAGGCTGCAGCGGCTGCTGCAGCAAGCAACTCGGCCAATCAGCAAGCAGCAAACCAGAACCAGCAAGGCCAGCAGCAG gTTCTTCGTGCAGGTGGCAGCCAGCGCCCTTTGACCCCTAACCAGAGCCAGCAAGGGCAGCAAACAGACCAGCTAGTGGCTGCAGCAGCTGTCAACTCTGCCTTAGCCTTCGGACAGGGGCTGGCGGCTGGAGTGCCAG GCTATCCGGTTCTGGCTCCAGCTGCTTATTATGACCAAACAGGAGCCCTGGTAGTGAATGCGGGTGCCAGGAGTGGGCCAGTGCGGCTTGTGGCCCCTGCTCCTGTGATCATCAGCCCCACAGCTGCACAAGCAG CTGTagcggcagcagcagcctcTGCCAACGGAGCGAATGGCGGGCTAGCGGGCGGGGCCAGCGGTCCTTTCCGTGCCCTGGGAAACCAGCAGCCCCAGCCGCAGCAACAGCCCGGGAACAACCTGGCGTCCAGCTCCTTCTATGGGAACAACTCGCTCAACACTAGCTCCCAGAGCagctccctcttctcccaggGCTCCGGCCAGCCGGGCAGCAATTCACTGGGCTTCGGAGGGAGCAGCTCCCTGGGGGCGACCCTTGGCTCGACACTGGGGGGCTTTGGCACTGCAG TGGCGAACTCGAACACCGGCAGTGGCTCGCGCCGGGACTCTCTGACTGGCAGCTCGGACCTGTACAAGAGAACCCCCAGCAGCTTGACTCCCATTGGACACGGCTTTTACAATGGCCTTAGCTTCTCCTCCTCCCCGGGGCCGGTGGGAATGCCTCTGCCTAACCAGGGACCCAGCCACTCACTCACCCCGCCCCCCTCGCTGTCCACACACGGCTCCTCATCCAGCCTCAACTTGG GTGGCCTGACTAATGGCAGTGGGCGCTACATCTCTGCAGCCCCTGGTGCGGAGGCCAAGTACCGCAGCGCCAGCAGCGGCTCCAGCCTGttcagccccagcagccagctgTTCCCCTCCTCGCGGCTGCGCTACGGCATGTCCGACGTCATGCCCTCCGGACGCAGCCGGCTGCTCGAGGACTTCCGCAACAACCGCTACCCCAACCTGCAGCTGCGCGAGATCGCCGGGCACATCATGGAGTTCTCTCAGGACCAGCACGGATCAAG ATTCATTCAGCTGAAGCTGGAGCGAGCCACCCCAGCAGAGAGGCAGCTGGTCTTCAGTGAGATCCTTCAGGCTGCCTACCAGCTCATGGTGGACGTATTCGGGAATTACGTCATCCAGAAATTTTTTGAA TTTGGGAGCCTGGATCAGAAGCTGGCCCTGGCCGAGCGCATTCGAGGACATGTCCTGTCTCTGGCACTGCAGATGTACGGCTGCCGAGTGATTCAGAAAGCCCTGGAGTTCATTCCCTCAGATCAGCAGGTTATT AGCGAGATGGTACGAGAGCTGGATGGCCACGTCTTGAAGTGTGTGAAAGACCAAAATGGGAACCATGTAGTCCAGAAATGTATCGAGTGTGTACAGCCCCACTCCTTGCAGTTCATCATCGATGCTTTTAAGGGCCAG GTGTTCGCCCTTTCCACTCATCCGTATGGCTGCCGTGTGATCCAGCGCATCCTGGAGCACTGCCTGCCTGAGCAGACCCTgcccatcctggaggagctgcacCAGCACACGGAGCAGCTTGTGCAG GACCAGTATGGAAACTACGTGATCCAGCACGTTCTGGAGCACGGCCGTGCCGAGGACAAGAGCAAGATCGTGGCTGAGATCCGGGGCAATGTTCTGGGACTGAGCCAGCACAAGTTTGCCAG CAACGTGGTGGAGAAGTGTGTGACTCACGCCTCGCGGGCAGAGCGTGCCATGCTGATCGATGAGGTGTGCAGTATGAATGACGGCCCGCACAGTGCCTTATACACCATGATGAAGGACCAGTACGCCAACTATGTGGTGCAGAAAATGATCGACGTCGCGGAGCCAACCCAGCGCAAGATTGTCATGCACAAG ATCCGACCCCACATCGCCACCTTGCGTAAATACACCTATGGCAAGCACATCCTGGCCAAGCTAGAGAAGTACTACATGAAGAACGGCGTGGACCTCAGCCCCATCTGCGGACCGCCCAACGGTATCATGTAA